In Desulfosporosinus youngiae DSM 17734, the genomic stretch CGGCTGAAATATGAAGCCCAAAAAGAAGTCTGGTCGCTGATCGAGGAAAGCGGCGAAGTCAGCAAATACCTGAATAAGAAAGGCCGTTTGCTTTCGACTGATAAGCTGAATGAAGCTGTAACGCCTGAGATGTGGGAAGATTTTCGTCGCAGGAAACTCGTTTGGGAAGCCGGGACGCTGGTCAGCTTTTGGTTCATCGCGGAGCAGTATGGGTTCCCGATTCTCGGTAAAGATGCTACTAAACTTGATGCGCCCCGGATCAACATTAACGTATTTCTAAAGTACAGTTCGGAACAGTCGAAGGGGAACGAAAAGTATTACGGGATTCTCAGAAAATTCCCCGACTTGCGCATCTCTCATTCATGCTGTGTTTTTATCAAAGAACGGCCTTCGCAAAAACTTCAAAAGAAACTCGGCTGCGATACGCTTTTCAGGGGGCTTTTAGCAAGCGAATCGCGCCGCCGGACATTCACCTTTCTCGACTATGGATTTCTTTACAGGACAGCTGACGGCTATCTATATTCTAACCCTCTGTCAATTCTCACTGATGAGGATATCTGGGAGTACATTCGGTCCAGAAATTGCCCATATGCACCTCTGTATGACCTGACGGATGCTGACGGTAATAAACTCTTCGAGCGCAACGGCTGCTATACCTGCGGGACTGGCCTGGCGTATGAAGGAAATAATCTAGAAATCCTACGTAAGCACTACCCCAACAAATGGCAGGCACTTATGAGGTATGGCATGGCAAAGGAAATTAAGACATTCGCCTGTGCGATCAGTGATGACATAAAGCTGAACGCTCTAGAGCATGACTGGTTGCTTGATATGCGGCCCTGCGCATTCGATAGGCTGACGCCGAAGAAAAACCTTCTCGAAGACCTGCAGTATGGGACATTGTTGTTTTAAAGCATAAAGCTTGGACAAGAAGTCTCTCCAGAGGAAATCCACCCAGCTCTCAAGCCCCATCAAAGAGACGCGGTAATTTGGGCCGTTGAGATAGTTTCAAAATCATAGAAGAGTGGAGGTAAATTAAATGGTCTATGTATCAGATGTTTGCTGCGAAGAATGCAAGAATTACGAAGATATTTCGGGTGTTTATTGTGCCGGTTGTATCCATAGCGATTATCTAATCAATAACTATGAACCGGCATCTCCCGAGCTTATGGCAAAGCGTGAGGCAAAGCGTGAGGCGATGCTTAGAAAGCAGTTTTTAGATCTCATACCAAAAGATGAAGTTGTATTTGAATTAAAAACAGAGTTCAAGGAGGCATTCGAAAAAGCTTGGACATTTGTTCCCGACTATAGTCTTGAAAGGTTTCAGTTTTTCTTTGTGAGTTGCTTTGACAGTTTTATTATGGCAACCGATACTCACCGGCTAATTAAAATCTGGACTTCAGTTCCTAACGAATTGATCGGTAAGGATGTCATCTTTGATAAAGACGAAGGAAAGTTTTTTATTCGTCGCAAGATTGGAAACCAAGCAATCGATTGTGCGCCAGTATTTGATAATGGTCAAGTTCAGGAATTTTTAGACCAGGCTGAACGTGGCGAAGTTATCAAGAACTACAAGGCCTGCCTGCCAATTGAAGATGGTAAAAAGCAAGAAGATGAAGAGACTCCGATATATGTTTTGTTTAACAAAAATATCGCTATAAACAAAGTTTGGGTTGAAGAACTTCTTGCTATGTTCACGGATTTAGAGGAAATAACAGTGCATTTTAAAGGTCCATTAGATGCAGTAAAGTTTTCAAATAGTGATGATATCGAAGCCCTAATTTTGCCGATGCGGGTAGAGTTATGATTTTGAGTTTAGAAAATGGTAAGTGGTTATTTTTATGAACAAAATTGAGGAAGTGTTTTTTAATGCCTACAACATAATTGAGAAAACCGGGGAAACAGATATATCTTACAATCTTGAATCACAAGTTGTTGTCGGTATATATAAGGTTGATTTTGTTTATGGATGCTGCGCTATAGAAATAGACGGCCATGAGTATCACAAAACCAAAGAGCAGCGCGAAGTTGATTACAAGAGAGAAAGATATTTACTGAGACACGGCTATACTCCAATTCGCTTTACGGGTACTGAAGTGTTTTTAGACGCAAAGAAATGTGTCTTGGAAATGTTGGAGTTAGGCGAGTCGATTAATATTAGGGACCATACCTATTGGTTAGCCTGCAAGGAACACGGCATTAACACTGTTTGGTGGTCTCCAATGGTGGATCGGAGTGATTAAATGGCAAGCCGAAATGCAAAAGGACGAATGATCTACTGGAAAATTTCATATTGCAAGCAACTTGCCAGGTGTTCCACCTTCTCTAAACTCCTTTTTACTTGGCTGATACCTAACACGGATGACCTAGGGCGCATGGAAGGTGACCCCGAAGTAATCAAAGGCATGATTTTTCCGTATGAAGAGAAGGTTTCGGTTAAACAGATACGGGAATCACTGGAAGAATTAGCCTTCGAAAAGCTCATTTTGTGGTATTTGGTTGATGATAACATGTATATTCAATTCCCAAATTTCTCAATATACCAAAATTTGCGTAAAGATAGGCAGTACAAGAGTGATTACCCGGACCCTGTTGATGTTGACATGACAAGTCATGACAAGTCAGGACTTGTCGGACAAAATCTGCGTGAAGGTAAGGAGAAGGTAAGGAGAAGTGAAGGAGAAGGTAAGGAGAGCGAAGCAAAACCTGTCAAAAAAATATTTGGTGAAAAAGTTCTTCTCTCTGATGATGAATACCAAAAACTTGTTACTCAACATGGAGAGCAAGAAGTAAATTATATGATTTCCATTCTGGATAACTGGTACCTAACAAAGGGTAAAAAACCAAATAAGTCAGATTATCATACGATGGTTGGTACTGGATGGGTTCTTAAAAGGTTTAAAGAAGAACAACCGAAGATAGGGAATAAGACTCCAGGTGATAAGACGCCTGGTAAAACTTCGGGTAAGTACGAGAACTTTTATCTGTGAGGAGGACAAGCCGTGAGTGAAAAATCTGGTCAACACACATTCAAGATATTCCAAGATTCAGCATCGATCAATTTCTATAACGGAATTAAAGTTGCAGACAGATGGAGTAAAAAGCAGCCTCATTATCCGATTCTGAATAGGGTTCTAAATTTCATGAAGGATAGAGGTTTTCAAGTCGGTAGAGATCCGCGAATTGAAAAGCATTACAAAATATTAACTAAGGATCACTGGTACGGCCACAAGGGCGATTTGGAATTTAAAGCTGAGCGATATCCTGTGGGATGGAAGATTGAGTTCTTTCAGAACATCGTCTTTGAGAATCCACATGGTGGGGAGCACGACTTTGATAAATATGAAAAGATGCCATACCTCATTAAGCTTCTGTTTTTGAATGAATGCCGACATATTGCAGAATTACTTGTCAACCTGGGTTACGAAAACCAAAGCAAGCCCGTATATAAGCTGTCTGAAGATCGTATCAAAGAACACATTGTCACGTGCACCATTGGCGTTAAGTTTAAGGATCCGTCCGAATTTAATCTAGGAGATTATGTCTGCTCAAGCTCCAAATATTCATACAACATTACTGACCGAGACGGCAAGGTTATCCAGAACGGACAGATCAAATATATCCGGTATTTCGATGGCAGACTACGGCGCGGAAGAGTTTACCACAATATTAACAATATGTGGTGGATCGTATTTAACAAATTTGATTATTCGAATTGGGCATGCTTCGAGTTATTCGATCCAACGCCAGAAGATTATAAAGCTAGGCGTCTCAAAAAGGACCGGAAACCTAAAGCATATCTGGACCGTAAAGAAAAGCTCCAAGAGGCAAGCACCAGGGAGTTAATCAATGAGCTTAAAAGACGCGGGAGTCGAACAAATCATGAGCACTAACTATCGTGAAGTCCTCAATCCTAATCAAGCAAAGGAAATGGGCCGATTCCTAAGGCTAATGATCTGGGCATGGGACGAGGCAACCGAGGTAGGAGTTAAGCCTAATGTGGATGGTTTTATCAAAGAGTGGCGTGGCATTCCAACTACCGTAGAAGAAAAGAGACAACGTGCCCGAAGGAAACAAGCAGATTACAAGAAGAGAAAAAGAGCAGTTGGGGGATGAGGATATTAAGGAGTTCAAAGTATTAAACTTATTTGCCGGAATAGGAGGAGGA encodes the following:
- a CDS encoding phosphoadenosine phosphosulfate reductase family protein, which translates into the protein MGKKRQSKYKYSQLQKMWELPLEFKLNVARKIIRDTFKQGKKIALAFSGGKDSTALWHLIRETCPEQAKDMVVIFGNTGVEYPESLSFARKLGKEWGGENFHETKLDRLKIPRLKYEAQKEVWSLIEESGEVSKYLNKKGRLLSTDKLNEAVTPEMWEDFRRRKLVWEAGTLVSFWFIAEQYGFPILGKDATKLDAPRININVFLKYSSEQSKGNEKYYGILRKFPDLRISHSCCVFIKERPSQKLQKKLGCDTLFRGLLASESRRRTFTFLDYGFLYRTADGYLYSNPLSILTDEDIWEYIRSRNCPYAPLYDLTDADGNKLFERNGCYTCGTGLAYEGNNLEILRKHYPNKWQALMRYGMAKEIKTFACAISDDIKLNALEHDWLLDMRPCAFDRLTPKKNLLEDLQYGTLLF
- a CDS encoding endonuclease domain-containing protein, which gives rise to MNKIEEVFFNAYNIIEKTGETDISYNLESQVVVGIYKVDFVYGCCAIEIDGHEYHKTKEQREVDYKRERYLLRHGYTPIRFTGTEVFLDAKKCVLEMLELGESINIRDHTYWLACKEHGINTVWWSPMVDRSD